DNA from Microbacterium sp. W4I20:
CCGATGGAGCGTTTAGTCGCACAGGTCGTCGCCCTGCCGCTAACGATCGTTTTCGGTAACGCCCGTCCCGTGTCGCCGGTCAGTAGAGAAGGCGGTGAAACGCCGTGATGTCGGTTGCGAGGAGTTCGGGTTCCTCGTGTGGGGCGAAGTGGCCACCGCGGGGCATGACGGTGTACTGGACGATGTTGTAGGTGCGCTCCGCCCAGCTGCGGGGCGGGTGCGTTAGATCGAGCGGGAAGACGGCGAGGGCAGTCGGCACTGTCACTCGTGTCACCCGGGTCATGCGCCCGGAGGCGTACTCGTAGTACGGGCGGAGGGACGTGGAGATCGAGCCACTGAACCAGTACAGCGATGCGAGCGTCAGAAGGTAGTCGTCGCTGAAACGGCGGGAGAGGTCGCCGCCGCTGTCACTCCAGGCCCGATGTTTCTCGATGATCCAGGACAGCAATCCGACGGGGGAGTCGGAGAGTGCGGGGGCGAGCGTGAGCGGGCGTGTCTGTTGCTGGTGCTGATATCCACCCTCCGCTGCCGTCCAGGTCTGCACTTCGTCGAGGTACGCGCGCTCTTCGACGGTCACCGTCGCTTCATCGAAATGCGGTGGAGCCGCGACGGCGAGAAGATGAATGCCCACGACGGACTCCGGATGGCTCTCGGCGAGGCGGGAGGTGATGCCCGCTCCGAGATCGCCACCGTGGGCGGTGTACTGCTCGAAGCCAAGTTCCTCCGTCATCAACCTGTGCCAGAGCTCGTGCGTCTGATCGTCGAAGGTGGGCCGCTGCGGGGAGAACGGGAAGCCTGGCAGCGCGGGCACGATCACCGTCACGGCGTCCGCTGCATCACCTGCATAGGCCGAGGGGGAGGCAAGGCGCCTTGCGAGGTCGACGAGCTCGAGGGCGGAGCTGGGCCAGCCGTTGGTCAGTATGAGCGGACGGCGGCCCGGCTGTTCCGCGTCGAAGCGAAGATAGGAGAGGTCCACCCCGTCCAGCGAGACGCTCGCCCAGGGGAGAGCATGGATCTCTCGCTGACGGGCGTTCCAGTCGAACTCGTTCACCCATCGCTCGGCCAAGCGGCGCAAAGTGGCCTGATCCGTACCCGCCTCCCACCCCGCCACCGGCCACGCTGGCACCCATCGAGTGCGCTTTATCCGGTCCCGCAGATCATCCATATCCTCAGACGACGGCACGATGTCGAAAGCGTGCGTCATGAATCCTCCTCGCCAGAGTCGCGGCCGCCTGTCCACTCCCATCCTGCCCCCAGCCACAGAGGACATCGAGTATTACGTCACAATCCGCTGTTTGTAGCACCAACGGGCGCACCGGAAACGATCGTTTACGGCGTTGAGGATCGCCTATCGAGGCGCCCGCGATGGCCGCCGGGTAGGCAAGAATCGGACCATGCAACTTGAACCGGTGGGCCTGTCCAACGCGACCACGACCTTCGACATGATGCTTGTCGATCCGGCGTCCTCAGTCGGGCGCGCAGTCATTAGACGCTTCTTCAAGGAGATCGTCGGACGCTACTGGGGCCGGGAAGCGACCGATGTTGAGGTCGAGCAGGCGATGCTCGATGAGCCCAGCGATGATCTCAGAGGAGATACCGGCTTTCTTGTCATCGTCCGAGATGGAGAGCGGGTCGTCGGGTGCGGGGGCGCGAAGGTCGTCGAGCCGGGGATTGCTGAATTGACACGGGTGTTTGTCGATGATTCTGTTCGTGGACTCGGCACCGGGAAGGCGTTGGTGAGGGAGATCGAAGCCCTGAGCGCGCGGCGCGGCGTGCATACCCTCCGGTTGACAGTTCGGGAAGATCTCGCCGAGGCGCACCGGCTGTACCGCCAGCTCGGCTACAAGCCCGTTCCTCCGTTCTCGACGTCGCCTTACGCCGACAATCAACTCGCGAAGGTGCTACTCGAATCCCGGTAGAGGACTATCGAGGTCGCGGCATCGCTCTCGCTATCGGGATCCGCCTGAAACGATCGTTTCCGGCGACGGCGAGACTGAGTGGCCACAAACGGCGGCCGATTCAAAACTAGGTTTCAAGGCTGATTTTCGGCATGCCAGCGGAGCGTCTCGCAGGAAAGACGGAATCAAGAACGCGCGCGTCACCGTGGATTCGTAGCGAGCGGCGCGCCTGTTCGACCGTCAGTGCGCCGGCTGCAAGGGCGACGATAATCTCAGGGTCCGCTTCGACGACGGTCCCTGCCGCGAGGTCAGGGCGATGGAGAGCGTGGGGGCCACGCTCGTCAATGAGCAGGGTGATCGAGTACCCCTCGATCAATAGATCGACCTCGACCGCGGGCGTCGCAGAGACGCCTCTCAGAAGGGCGGGCAGAGCGAGAACCAGCCAGCGTGGATGGAACGCATCGCCACCGCGTCCTGAGACGACCAGTGGCGTTCCCCACCGTCCGAGGGCTTCCATCGGTTCGCGAAGCTCGGCACCCCACAGGGTCAGGGCATAGAGCACGCCAGCATCCCCGAGCCGTCGTTCGACAATGCCGTTTTCTTCTAGCGTCCGCAGTCTCTCGGCCAAGAGGTTCGAGGCGATGCCGGCGAGCGATGCTTTCAGTTCGTTGTAGCGCAATGGACCGGGAAGCAGCTCCCGGACGATGAGGAGATTCCACCGCTCTCCTACAAGGTCAAGCGCGCGCGCCAGACCGCAGAACTGCCCGTAGGAGCGGGCTCCATGTCGCTTTACTTTATCCATCACGATAGATACTATCAACTTGTTGTCTGGTCAGCCACTACTGGCGTGATCGGAACGACGCTCGCGCACACAGGGGAGTGAATCGCATGATGGGTATCAACTGGCTTAGTGTCGTCCTCGCCATTGTCGTAGGGATGATCGTCGCGTTTGTCTGGTACCAGAAAGGGCCTATCGCTAGCGCCTGGGAGAAGCTGACCGGGGTGACCCCGGAGCGGATCAAGCCGGTGCGGGTGAGAAGCATGGTGCAGCTCTTCATCACCGTCATCATCATGGCGCTCGGGCTGGCGGTCGTGATCCAGCTCGCGGCCGAGGCGACCGGTGATGATTCGGTGTGGGCGGCGCTGCTCGTGGGGCTCGTGATGTGGGTCGCGTTCTCGGCGTCGACACTGGTCCAGCACAACGCATTCGAGTTGAAGCCCGCCAAGCTCACGATCATCAACACCGGATACCAGCTCGTGCTCTTCCTCGCGATGTCACTGGTACTCGGACTGTTGTAGAGGCTGCCGAAAACGATCGCTTTCGGTGGCCGGAGTCGAGACGCCCCCCCGCGCGGCTGGCGCTTTCGTTGTGCCTAATGCGCTGGTCGCGTCGGCCGAGGAGACGTATCTTTGACAAATGGGCAAAAGGCGAGCGGCGGCGGTCGGAGCACTCCTATTGGCGGGATTCGTTCTCGCCGGGTGCAGCGGCGAGCCGACGAGTTCCGACAATGTCTCGTCTTCGTCGCCTTCACCTTCGAGCGCTCAACCGACGGCCACCCCGACTCCCGATGACACCGTCGCGGCAGACGCTGATGCGGCGCTACTGCCCATTCCTGTAAAGGAAATCTCTACGTGGGCGGAGACGGCCGTACCGGACGCCAGCTCCCTCAAACTTTCCGGGTGGTTGAGCGACAACTCCTCCGCGCACCAGAAGTCGACGATGCAGTCTTTCGATCCCGGCACCTATCAGGCTCAGATCGCCTGTTGGGGTGAGGGAGAGATCACCGTGAGCGCCGGCGAGTTCGACGGGGATGGGATGTCAGATCCCGTGGTGTGCGCTAACCAGTCGATCGTCTTCAACGTCCCGATCACCCGCATCGGTATGCAGGTGCTACTGGACCTCGAGGGCGCTCCGAGCATCTACGCAATCTCCTTGAGGCAGGTGGACTGACGACAGGACGGCGTGGCCCTCTGCGCGGCGAGAGCGACCTCCACCAGAAACGATCGTTTCCGGCAGGCGGACTGACCGATCGGGCAGGCTGATCACATGGACGAACTCCCACAGCCGCTGGCCGATCTCTTTGATGCAGAGCGGCAACAGGATTGGCGACGCGTTCGGACGCTTCTCCACCGAGACGTGGTGTGGACTGTGTACGACGGTGAAGAGTCACGCACCTATGGCGCCGAGGCGTATGTCTCCCGTCTGCGTGCGGCGTACGAGCACGGATCTGCGACGCGCTTCACCGTCCGGCATGTCCGGCGCGGAGCAGCCGGCCTCGTGGCCACCGAACTGATCGACGAGAACGGGTCGATCTCGCTAGACATTTTCGAACTTGACCAGAATGGGCAACTCCGGCGCGAGTGGGAACACCTTCTCGGCAAGACGACCAGCTGACCAAGACTCGCAGGAGAACGGCTTGTAGTGCGTCTGATGGCGTGAGGCGCCTCCACCGGAAACGGTCGTTTTCAGTGCGGTGCCGCGTCAAGGAAACTCATGTCGGAGCGGAACGCCGACCGCGAGCATCTCATCAATGCTGGCCCCGCTGAGACTGACCGTGAACACCCCTCGTGCGCCTCAGCGGCAATAGTGGTCGGGCGGTGGTCGACGTTCAACTCGATGTCTCATCGATCGATCCCCCGCGGACACCGCATGGTCCTAGTGGCAATGTCGTCGTTGCTCACCGTCACCGATTTAGAGTCGCTGAGTGCGGGCTCAGCAGATCGACCCCAGAAGTCAGACATCCCAAATCGACGATCCGAGCTATCGGGTGCATTTCTGGGCAGACGATGGCAGCACAAACGAAGAGTGGGAGCTGTCTGAGGCGGACCTCGATGAGGTACTGGCCTGGATACCCACGCACGCACGCGGTCGCTCTCACAGCCTTTGGGCGGTGACAAGATCCGCGGGCAGCGTCTGCTTGATCCGACTCCGGGGCATCGATCCAGATGCTCAACGCATCTCCTGGCCACGCTGGGCGGACCCAGCTCGCTAACCCTCGCAGAGAGGCATAGTGCCGCGCTGGGACTCGCGAAGCGATTCACTTACTCGCAGCCACGACCGGTCCGGGCGGAGCTGCGGTGCCCGAAGATCGTCTCATTCCCCATCTTGCTTGTCGCTGCGGAGTCGGCCGCTGATTCCGAGGACGCTGAACACCCGCAGTATCGTGAGAAATGTGGGATTGGCAGCCTGGCCAGAGGGTGAGCGACCTCGCTCTAGGCAACCGTAGGAACCCAGCGCTATATCGGCTCTCATGGCAACCTCTTCTTGGGAGAGACCTCTTTCCAGCCTTGCCCGTCGAGTCTTCTACGGGCTCAACGACCCTCAGAACTCAGCCAACAGTTGGTCGAAGACGATCGATTTCGAGTGGACGATGTACACCGGATTTCCGTCGGCTCAGAACAAGATACGCACTATCCCCTCTGCGGGCTCTCCGACAATGAGTGGCACTGTAACGAGCCGGAAGCAGAACGGTTGGTGGGCGCCCCCCACAGAGCTCTCCTCCAGTATCTGGACAAACGTCGGCAACACCACGACGACCGGATGGGTTGTCGGGGGCATGAACACCACAGGGTCCCATTCCGGCTGGATCGCGGATGTCCACGTGAAGGACACTCCGCGAGGCTACGACGGGTACCTATCGCCGGATGGCGGGTTCGCGTCCTACCGATTCTGGTGCAGTGAAGACGAGGAACGTTGCTACTTCCCCAACGGGGAGGAAGCCGGCGTCTGACGCCGCGCTATCCCAGGGGCTCGATGCTCTCGTACGCCAGCAGGTGGACGGGAGTATCGAGCCTCACTGCGTGGCGACGGCGTGAGTCGATGCTCAATCGTCCGTGTAAACCCGGTGCCTTTGTGTGGACCAGGCCTAGATGAACAAGGTCATCTTCCGACGTCGCAGTGCCATCGAAACGATAGTCATCGATGCTCCGACCCCACACGCCGAGCGATAGCGGAAAGGCCAGCCGTGCCGGTAGCGGCTCCGGTGTCAACGCTGCCACCGACTCCTCTACGCGCTGGCTATGTTCAACTCGCCGGCGCTCCGCCCAGTCGAAGCTGTCAACTGCCCCGGTTTTCGTGTTCACCAGCTTGTAGGACAGCGTCTGCGGGCTCGCTTCCAGATCATACAAGCGGGATTCTGTACCCTCATCGCCCAGTCGATGAATCACGCGGGCTCGAAATGAGCCGACGGATCGCCAAGACATTAGTAGTGCCAGTCCCGCGAAAAAGGTGTCTCGATCCGTGAGGTCCACCCTGTGATCTTATGCGCCCAGGCAACAGCCGCACTATCCCATACAGACGCGGCGATCAGGGCTGGGGAGATGATCAACCGAGGCGGATGGGCCAGGTCTATGACGCAATGGCCTCGTGATGCGGCGGTGTCCGTGATGCGGCGGTGTGTGAGGGGATCGGTCCATGAGACTCCCATGGGGATTCGGCGAGTTGTGCGTTGTGTAGCGTCGAGCGTCTCGCGCAGGGTGTTCATGCTCAGTCTCATCACGGGCAGCGGTGATGAGTCGCTAACGGTCGCGATCCGCTACAACACGAGTCATCCTTGATGAGGCGATCACACCGGAAACGATCGTTTACGGCGGGCTTGAGGCCGGAGCCTTCAGACGGTTTCCTTAAAGGCGTGCCAGAACCCTGTTGCGGCGGAGGCTTTCGGTGATGTGCTTTGCTCTGCCGTAGCGAGGATGACCACCCTCTGCGTCGATATCGTGGGAGGTGTGTCCGGTCACGTTTCCTCGAGGCGCTTGTCAACGCGTGTGCTGCTGGTGTGCGCCGCGCTGAGCGTCGCGCATGTCCTCATCCACCTTGCGACCGTTCCTCTCCTCACGGCGCTCGCGCCGCTCGCCCCGCCTGTTTACGCACTGGTGGCGGGGTTGCACAGCGTGATGCCGTTTCTGGCTCGTCGAGTCACGGGAGTGTCTGGGTCCGCGATCGTAACCAGCGGAATTGCGGCGCTGCTGGTCGCGCCAACGAGTTCGTCAGGGTTTATTGCGGCGATCCCCGTCGTGTTGGCCGGATGCGTGATCGATCTGGTGTTGTGGCGCTCTCAACGAAGTCAGATCTCCGAGTGGTGCTACGTCGTCGCTGCCGGTACTGCTGGGGTTGTGCTTTTCGCGGTGTCTCTTGCTGTGTTCTCGCCCGCGCATCTCACGCCGGTCATGATCGTCGGCACTCTCATCGGACGCCTGTTGGGGGAGGGAGGCGCTGTTGTAGTCTCTCGTCTCCTGGCCCGAGGCCTCGCTCGAGCGGGAGTAGGGCGACCAGCAGCGGACTAGATCGCGCTCCGGTAGTTTCTGCTTTTACGGAACTCGAGAGCCCCCGGTTCTCGCTACTGCTGATGGGGCGCGGGCGGGGTCCCTGGACCTGTGCCGGGATCCGTAGCCGTGTCGGTGTCGGTGGACGTGCTGCCGTCTTCTTCCTTCATAGCCTTCATTTCGCCCTTGAAGACCCGGGCCGACTGACCCATGCTCTTCGCGAGCGCTGGCAGCTTGGCAGCGCCGAACAGGAGGAGAATCACGGCGAGCACAATCAGCAGGTGCCAGCCTTGCATTCCAGCGAACATGTCAAATTCCTGTCTTCGATGAGCAATACACCGAGCCTACGGTTTGAGATCGGCCCACGTCACCTGCTCAGCGGGACGCTCCGAGAGGGGTAAGGCGTGCCATCTTTCACCCAGTGTTGCGGTTCGGACAGTCGTGGGTTCGGTTATGCCAGGTTGCTCGGAGGGTGGAGCGAGCCACGCATGTTCCTGCTTTAGGGGAGCGAGGGCATGCGTGACCCGCACGGTACGCTGTCCGCCCACCGCAGTAGGAGACTATGAAAACGGTCAAGACACGGCGAGGCTTAAATCGAAATTCACCCTCTGCTCACTGGAAGAGGAGACAAAACCCGTCACGAGTGGCGATCTTTTGAGATGCCATGCGGCGCGGGGCCCAAGCACAGCGACGCCATTGACCCGGGAGGAAGATTCACCCTCACGTCATCCTTCGAAGGGCGTGATTATTTCATGCTCTTGCAGTCTTATATAGATAACGCGAGTCTTTCAGCCTCCCCAGCTGGGCTTGCGATCCCACGGGATGGGGGTCCGTCGTCTCATCGTCACGGAGACGACGGACCCAGAGGAAGAAATCCGCCACAGGCGGCCCCTGGGAGGGCGTGCAGGGACACCAACTGCAAGTACCGACTAGGTGGCACTAGTCTCACCGTTACGGCACCCGAGAGCCTGATGTCTTCTCGCTGAGGAACTCGGATGAGAGGGATGTGTTCACGTATGTCGGTTCGAGCGCGCCACCGGAAACCGGGATAAGCCAGACGACTGGCAGCGGGACGATATTTGCGCTGCCGTTGAGCACGCCGACGTATGTGTACTGGACTGTTCCTGAGGCACCTGGAGCTGGTGCCGCCCCTACTCGGGTCCAGCCGCTGAGCGAGCGCTCTTCCAGGCGGTAGTCTGCTGGCTCGGGAACGCCGTTGCCCGGCCCCCATTGCACGGTCACTGTGATGAGTCCCGATCGGTAGGTCCCGGGGGGGACGATATCGCCGGTGTTCGCGTCGAAAGCGTTGAAGCCCACGTTCTGGCCGGTGTTGACCTGTACTCGGTTCGGTTGCGTGATCGTCCAGGTTTGCACAGAAGTGCCTCCCTGCCACACGGAGAGCCCGCCGCCTGGTGCGGGCTGCGGTTCGGCAGTGCTCGCGGCCGCCAGCGGTGTGGATACCGCGACGGCGATGACTGGAACCGACCAGGCTGCGGCTTTCACGATTGTGCGACGAGCGATGGAATGCTGCTCCCGCTCAGGTTCTTCCAAAATGCCCATGATGAATCTCCCGTGGTGAGCGCACCGGCACCGCAATAGACGGATGCCGCGTGTCGATACGCTGACGTCATTGCGTGGTGGCTGCAGTTAGCGATGCATGCCGGGCGTGCGCGCTGGCGATCGTGACCGGCGCTAGCCCTCATTGACGCTAACAACGGGAGAGGTACGGCAACCTCGATTTCAAGGCAATCCACCCGGGTGAGACCCAGGTGAATTCAGGGCCGCTGTTAGGAGGCGAGGAGCTGGAGGGCTCTTCTGATGGTTTCGGCACTCGTTGTGAGGTCGTAGTGGTGAACGAACCCGTGGCTGTCTTCAACCGTCATGACCACCCTCACGTCCTCGCTGGTGACGGCGCCATGGTTGGTGGCGATGGTTGACGGGCGCAAGTGAGTACCTATCTCGAATGTGGTCGGGAGTGTTGCCGAGCTTGGGCCGCCGTCCCCAGGCCGGCGGCCCAAATCTCATCCCCAGGCGGAGAGCTCGGGCCTCCCCACGAGGCGCCGAGCTCTCCGTTGCGCGCTCTCGCGGCACCCCCCTCCGGTGCGCGATGACGTGCTCTACCTATGAGACGCGGAAGGCCGCGTGTCATCACGCAACAGGGGGTGTGAATCGGGGGTGAATTACGAAAACGAGGCTCCCGGGCCACTCGAGATCCCCTGGCATTCCCGCCGCTCCCGCTCTCCCGTGTCTGACGGCGAATCGAGCCACCGGTCAGAAGTCCCGTGTCTGCGCAACATGCGTGAGCAAGTGGGACGTGGCAGCTAGAGAAGCCCCAGGTCATGCGCACGCGCCAGGGCTTCGTCACGATTGTTGACTCCAAGGCGACGGTAGAGAGCCTTGGCGTGAGTCTTCATGGTGTTCACGGACAGATGCTGCCGTGCGCCGATCTGGCGCAGGGTCAGCCCCTGGTCGAGCCCCTGGAGGACCAACACCTGTCGGGCGGTGAGCCCGGCCCGTTTCTGCGTTCGCCGGCAGTATTTCTCGTCGGTCCGGCTCATCATCTTTTCCACCATCTTGCGGATCGTGTCTCGGGAGGGAGAGAGTGACGAGGGCCAGACCATTGGCCTGCGCGGCGGCTTCGAAGTCCGGAGACGAAATCGAGGCTTGAGGTTCTTCGCGCAGGAGACTTGTGGCTGTTTGCACGGCGAGTGCTTCCACACGCGTTCGGGTGGAGTAGCCGTCGCTGAGGGCAGCGGCGGCATAGCGAGAGGCCGCGTCGTAGTCCGCGGCGGCGAGTTCCACTCGCGCGCGCGCCACGCGGGTGACAGGGTGGTCTGCGCTGTTGGCCAGCACGTGTCGAGCGGGGTGCACGCGACCGAGGGAGAGCAAGAGATCGGACTCAGCCATCACGAGAAGGGGGCGGAGGGTGGTTCCTTCGACCAGCCACTCGGCGTACCGCTGTTGGTCTCGTCGCACGTTCTCGACGGCCCCGTGTCGATCGCCCCACGCGA
Protein-coding regions in this window:
- a CDS encoding epoxide hydrolase family protein, producing MGVDRRPRLWRGGFMTHAFDIVPSSEDMDDLRDRIKRTRWVPAWPVAGWEAGTDQATLRRLAERWVNEFDWNARQREIHALPWASVSLDGVDLSYLRFDAEQPGRRPLILTNGWPSSALELVDLARRLASPSAYAGDAADAVTVIVPALPGFPFSPQRPTFDDQTHELWHRLMTEELGFEQYTAHGGDLGAGITSRLAESHPESVVGIHLLAVAAPPHFDEATVTVEERAYLDEVQTWTAAEGGYQHQQQTRPLTLAPALSDSPVGLLSWIIEKHRAWSDSGGDLSRRFSDDYLLTLASLYWFSGSISTSLRPYYEYASGRMTRVTRVTVPTALAVFPLDLTHPPRSWAERTYNIVQYTVMPRGGHFAPHEEPELLATDITAFHRLLY
- a CDS encoding GNAT family N-acetyltransferase yields the protein MQLEPVGLSNATTTFDMMLVDPASSVGRAVIRRFFKEIVGRYWGREATDVEVEQAMLDEPSDDLRGDTGFLVIVRDGERVVGCGGAKVVEPGIAELTRVFVDDSVRGLGTGKALVREIEALSARRGVHTLRLTVREDLAEAHRLYRQLGYKPVPPFSTSPYADNQLAKVLLESR
- a CDS encoding helix-turn-helix domain-containing protein translates to MDKVKRHGARSYGQFCGLARALDLVGERWNLLIVRELLPGPLRYNELKASLAGIASNLLAERLRTLEENGIVERRLGDAGVLYALTLWGAELREPMEALGRWGTPLVVSGRGGDAFHPRWLVLALPALLRGVSATPAVEVDLLIEGYSITLLIDERGPHALHRPDLAAGTVVEADPEIIVALAAGALTVEQARRSLRIHGDARVLDSVFPARRSAGMPKISLET
- a CDS encoding DUF1761 domain-containing protein; protein product: MGINWLSVVLAIVVGMIVAFVWYQKGPIASAWEKLTGVTPERIKPVRVRSMVQLFITVIIMALGLAVVIQLAAEATGDDSVWAALLVGLVMWVAFSASTLVQHNAFELKPAKLTIINTGYQLVLFLAMSLVLGLL
- a CDS encoding nuclear transport factor 2 family protein, producing the protein MDELPQPLADLFDAERQQDWRRVRTLLHRDVVWTVYDGEESRTYGAEAYVSRLRAAYEHGSATRFTVRHVRRGAAGLVATELIDENGSISLDIFELDQNGQLRREWEHLLGKTTS
- a CDS encoding helix-turn-helix domain-containing protein encodes the protein MERGLSQEEVAMRADIALGSYGCLERGRSPSGQAANPTFLTILRVFSVLGISGRLRSDKQDGE
- the tatA gene encoding twin-arginine translocase TatA/TatE family subunit, producing MFAGMQGWHLLIVLAVILLLFGAAKLPALAKSMGQSARVFKGEMKAMKEEDGSTSTDTDTATDPGTGPGTPPAPHQQ
- a CDS encoding response regulator transcription factor produces the protein MVEKMMSRTDEKYCRRTQKRAGLTARQVLVLQGLDQGLTLRQIGARQHLSVNTMKTHAKALYRRLGVNNRDEALARAHDLGLL